The window TTGTCCGAGCATATTGCCCTTAGATAAGCCGGTCATAGAAATCGCATCGTCATTAGCTGAAGTTTGACCAAGCATGATTTGATCACCTTCGTTAAGCCCTGAGAGGATTTGAGCGTAGACTTTATTGTTAATGCCCACTTCAACATCGCGATATTCAATGTGGTTGTCTACTATCACTGGCACTTGATACGAAACACTTGGCCCCGTTTTTGTTATCAATATCTGTGATGGGACAAGCAACGCATCTTGCGCACTGGCTAAAATAATCGATACCTGTGCCGTCATGCCAAAACGCAACTGATTGCCTGGGTTTTCAACATCAAACAGAGCGTTGTAATAAATCGCCTCATCATCGCCAATCAACAACGAACTGTCGTCCCCGCTAAGCAATGTTGGCCCTGGTTCAATGGTGCGTAATACACCCCGGTACTTTTTCGCTGTCGCCCCCAAAATACTGAAATAAACAGCTTGCCCTGCACTCACATTGATAATGTCAGCTTCAGAAACCTGCGCCTTAATCGTCATTAAATCCAATTGCGCTAGCTCAATAATACTGGGGGTACCTTGATTGTTATTAACGGTTTGCCCTTCTTCTACCGACACGTAAATCACTGTGCCATCAATGGGGGAACGAATAGTTGTGTAACCTAAATTGAGCTTGGCGCTATCGACACTGATGATTGCTTTGTCTTTTTCAGCACTGAGTTCATCTAGCTCAGCCAGATAAACCGCCAATATCGATTCTGCCGAGTCAAAGTCTGATACCGACGCAGCGCCATTAACTAGCATCTTTTTATTACGAGCATATTCAGACTGTGCGACTTTTATTTGAGCCTGCTTTGCCCGATATTGCGCATCAATACTTTGCAATGATGCTTGGGCTTCTTTAAGGGCATTTTGTTGAGTTAAGTTATCGATTTGAGCAATCAAGTCGCCCTGTTTTATGTTTTGGCCAACATTCACGTCCATTGTTTCGATTAACCCCGACACTTGAGCGCCGACACTGACTAATTTAGACGGATAAAGCACGCCGTTTGTGAGTACCACTTTTTCAATATT of the Shewanella baltica genome contains:
- a CDS encoding efflux RND transporter periplasmic adaptor subunit produces the protein MKKNIKNTLLLLILGATVAVVGYKYTQVQQDQPIFTTDVVQRGNIEKVVLTNGVLYPSKLVSVGAQVSGLIETMDVNVGQNIKQGDLIAQIDNLTQQNALKEAQASLQSIDAQYRAKQAQIKVAQSEYARNKKMLVNGAASVSDFDSAESILAVYLAELDELSAEKDKAIISVDSAKLNLGYTTIRSPIDGTVIYVSVEEGQTVNNNQGTPSIIELAQLDLMTIKAQVSEADIINVSAGQAVYFSILGATAKKYRGVLRTIEPGPTLLSGDDSSLLIGDDEAIYYNALFDVENPGNQLRFGMTAQVSIILASAQDALLVPSQILITKTGPSVSYQVPVIVDNHIEYRDVEVGINNKVYAQILSGLNEGDQIMLGQTSANDDAISMTGLSKGNMLGQSVPGLGKGTR